From a single Lolium rigidum isolate FL_2022 chromosome 7, APGP_CSIRO_Lrig_0.1, whole genome shotgun sequence genomic region:
- the LOC124672608 gene encoding protein Rf1, mitochondrial-like: MVVNGIGVPPPPGIDRWKDAIRTRRSRLTAEERADPTWAATGNDGWWIAYFQAQHDMEMNSTTGLIGRPNNWNKDGRVLFWGLLNEFKDRLGSETLSPELAHQLFGKLLRQPVKVPERALDGFFAALARAPPSIACPDGPALAITLFQQMARAGQRTVIAPTIYTYSILIDCCCHTHRPDLGPAFFGHLLKTGIRENVVTFNNLLKCLCDMKRTEEALDVLLHRMPGDLPDVISYSIILKGFCNNGRSQRALDLLRMMTKKGSDHSPNVVSYSTVIDGFLKEGEISKALDLFHEMIQQGVVPDVAVYSSIIDGQCKARAMDKAEGVLRQMVDNGVRPNTVTYNSLIHGYSTSGQLEEVARLLEEMKTQGIMWDVFTCNSFMDYLCKTGRIKEAAELFYSMAEKGHKPDVVSYNTLIDGFLKEGEITKACDLFREMIQQRIEPDVVTYNSIIDGLCKANEIDKAKVVRRQMVDNGVRPDIVTYNSIIDGLCKAGAMDKAEGVLRQMVDNGVRPDTVTYNSLIHGYSTSGQSKEVARLLEEMKTQGIMWDVFTCNSFIDNLWKTRRIKEAAELFYSMAEKGHKPDVVSYGIMLNGYATEGSLVDMNDFREQMVRDGVAPSLSVYNILIGAYAKCGKMDAAMLVFEDMLKHGVNPDHVTYLIVISAFCRMGRMDDAMDKFSEMIDMGVPHDTNVYECMIKGYFRQGDSVQANKLFTEMKNKGIPQSPRKGNERRHNMFDLVIGTGMA, translated from the exons ATGGTCGTCAACGGCATAGGCGTCCCACCGCCGCCAGGCATAGATCGCTGGAAGGACGCGATCAGGACCCGGCGGTCTcgcctcaccgccgaggagcgggcggatccaacCTGGGCAGCCACCGGCAACGACGGCTGGTGGATCGCCTACTTCCAGGCGCAACACGACATGGAGATGAACAGCACCACCGGCCTTATCGGCCGGCCGAACAACTGGAACAAGGACGGACGcgtcctgttctggggc CTGCTGAACGAATTCAAGGATCGTCTGGGCTCGGAGACGCTCAGTCCGGAGCTTGCGCACCAACTGTTCGGCAAATTGCTTCGTCAACCCGTCAAGGTACCAGAACGCGCGCTCGACGGCTTTTTCGCCGCCCTCGCGCGTGCCCCGCCCTCCATCGCCTGCCCCGATGGCCCTGCCCTTGCCATCACTCTCTTCCAACAAATGGCCCGAGCAGGCCAACGTACGGTGATCGCACCCACCATTTACACATACAGCATACTGATTGATTGCTGCTGCCACACCCACCGCCCGGACCTAGGGCCTGCCTTCTTCGGGCACCTCCTCAAGACAGGTATCAGGGAGAAcgttgtcactttcaacaatttaTTGAAGTGCCTCTGTGACATGAAGCGAACGGAGGAGGCTCTGGACGTGCTGCTCCATAGGATGCCCGGCGATCTGCCTGATGTCATTTCCTACTCAATAATTCTCAAGGGCTTCTGCAACAACGGGAGGAGCCAGCGTGCGCTTGACCTGCTCCGGATGATGACCAAAAAAGGATCTGACCACTCTCCCAACGTGGTTTCATACAGCACGGTAATTGATGGCTTCTTGAAGGAGGGTGAAATAAGCAAAGCTTTGGATCTATTCCATGAAATGATACAGCAGGGGGTTGTGCCTGATGTGGCGGTATATAGTTCCATTATTGATGGGCAGTGCAAAGCAAGAGCAATGGACAAGGCAGAGGGGGTCCTTCGGCAAATGGTCGATAATGGTGTTCGGCCGAATACCGTGACATATAATAGCCTGATCCATGGATATTCCACTTCGGGCCAGTTGGAAGAAGTCGCTAGGTTGTTGGAAGAAATGAAAACTCAAGGTATCATGTGGGACGTTTTTACTTGCAACTCATTCATGGACTATCTTTGCAAGACCGGAAGAATCAAAGAAGCTGCAGAATTATTTTATTCCATGGCCGAGAAGGGCCATAAACCCGATGTTGTCTCATACAACACACTTATTGATGGCTTCTTGAAAGAGGGTGAAATAACCAAAGCATGTGATCTATTCCGTGAAATGATACAGCAGAGGATTGAGCCTGATGTGGTGACATATAATTCCATTATTGATGGGCTGTGCAAAGCAAATGAAATTGACAAGGCAAAGGTGGTCCGTCGGCAAATGGTCGATAATGGTGTTCGGCCGGATATCGTGACATATAACTCCATTATTGATGGGTTGTGCAAAGCAGGAGCAATGGACAAGGCAGAGGGTGTCCTTCGGCAAATGGTCGATAATGGTGTTCGGCCGGATACGGTGACATATAATAGCCTGATCCATGGATATTCCACTTCGGGCCAGTCGAAAGAAGTCGCTAGGTTGTTGGAAGAAATGAAAACTCAAGGTATCATGTGGGACGTTTTTACTTGCAACTCATTCATCGACAATCTTTGGAAGACCAGAAGAATCAAAGAAGCTGCAGAATTATTTTATTCCATGGCTGAGAAGGGCCATAAACCCGATGTTGTCTCATACGGGATTATGCTTAATGGTTATGCTACAGAAGGATCCCTTGTTGATATGAATGATTTCCGTGAGCAGATGGTACGAGACGGAGTTGCACCCAGTCTCAGTGTTTACAACATACTGATTGGTgcatatgctaagtgtggaaagatgGACGCAGCAATGCTTGTCTTCGAAGATATGTTGAAGCATGGTGTGAACCCTGATCATGTCACATATTTAATTGTGATATCTGCATTTTGCAGAATGGGCAGGATGGATGATGCCATGGACAAATTCAGTGAGATGATTGATATGGGAGTGCCACATGACACTAATGTTTATGAGTGCATGATCAAGGGTTACTTTAGACAAGGTGATTCGGTGCAAGCCAACAAATTGTTTACCGAAATGAAGAACAAGGGTATTCCTCAAAGCCCGCGGAAGGGTAATGAAAGAAGACACAATATGTTTGACTTGGTTATTGGTACTGGTATGGCCTGA
- the LOC124676637 gene encoding uncharacterized protein LOC124676637 isoform X2: MVGELCLLKHIYNLEIMLGKTGKGRCINSLLQGHMYVLILLISMAKRTIEMDLIMRRVSRQGHDGENEGWCSMHMIEFFFLEELRKHSSMEVHLHNDCLYNYWNG; this comes from the exons ATG GTAGGTGAGTTGTGTTTGTtgaaacacatctacaatctagaGATTATGCTCGGGAAAACTGGCAAAGGAAGGTGTATAAATAGTTTATTACAAG GACACATGTATGTGCTGATATTACTTATTTCGATGGCAAAAAGGACGATTGAGATGGATCTCATCATGAGAAGAGTATCAAGACAGGGACATGATGGAGAGAATGAAGGTTGGTGCTCGATGCATATGATTGAG tttttttttttggaagaatTGAGGAAACATAGCTCCATGGAAGTTCATCTGCATAAT GACTGTCTATACAATTATTGGAATGGATGA
- the LOC124676637 gene encoding uncharacterized protein LOC124676637 isoform X1: MLQVGELCLLKHIYNLEIMLGKTGKGRCINSLLQGHMYVLILLISMAKRTIEMDLIMRRVSRQGHDGENEGWCSMHMIEFFFLEELRKHSSMEVHLHNDCLYNYWNG, encoded by the exons ATG CTGCAGGTAGGTGAGTTGTGTTTGTtgaaacacatctacaatctagaGATTATGCTCGGGAAAACTGGCAAAGGAAGGTGTATAAATAGTTTATTACAAG GACACATGTATGTGCTGATATTACTTATTTCGATGGCAAAAAGGACGATTGAGATGGATCTCATCATGAGAAGAGTATCAAGACAGGGACATGATGGAGAGAATGAAGGTTGGTGCTCGATGCATATGATTGAG tttttttttttggaagaatTGAGGAAACATAGCTCCATGGAAGTTCATCTGCATAAT GACTGTCTATACAATTATTGGAATGGATGA